ATTAGTGTTTATTCTTTTCATTGTCGGTAGTTTGTACAATTAACAGTAAaataggaaaaggaaaaaaaactaaatataaaATCGGAACAAACACCCTGATCCCCCTAACCTGTTGAACCCTTTTATCTCTAAATCCCCAATTATGCTCCTTTCGTCCACCACTAGAACTTCTTCAACCTCACACTAGTAAAAATGTAGAAATTGCATCTGCTTTAATACAACGGTTTAACTCCGTAAGCAAGGGTTCGTTAGCCTAGACGTGTTATCGGGGGGTGACGCTACACTGTGCAGGATGGAAGTAATATTGTGAGGACTATGTTTGGCAATGTCATGAGACAATCGTGGGAATATTATGAAAGACACACATGACAAAAGTGATAAattccaacccccccccccccccccccaaccccaaaccaaattttataaaaaatgggaAGTTTTTTCTTCCCTCTCCacaacccccacccccaccccaatcCCGAAGTTTTTAtttcataatattcaattataaatatatgaaaaaattaatttaatttggaaaaataaattataaacatTGAACTTGAAATAATATTGCACTCGTGTAATAATATGGTTTAACCCATAATCAACTCGTCTATCACCCAACCCGTATTTTACCCACATGAAATATGGGTGGATTGAAACTCAACCCATTTTTGTTCAAACTATTTTCAACCTGCCCAAATCCAACGAAACCCACCCATTTTCCACCCCTAGCTAGAACCAAAACAAGTAAGATGAATAGGTTATCGACAAGAGACTagaaattataaatatataatttCCAAATTTAATTGTGGGTTCCTTTGACCCTCTTCCTTCTCTCTAATGTGAGGAGTTCTCCGTGAACTTAATTAGGATGGGGACAAGTAAGGAACTAGAGATCACTTAGACAAAGGACCAAATTCGATATTCTCTTTTGGATGGAAtcaaagaaaattaaaattaattacaGGCCGAAATTATCGTTCTAATTATACATAGCTATCAACCGTTTTAAAAATGTGGATTATTGCGACTACGATTTTGATAAACTTTCATATTAAAACCGTCTTAATTTTCACAATTTTTTTGTAGGGTGAGATCGAAGGATTCTGATGGTGGACTGAAGGAGCAATTAGTCAATTTGGAGATAACAGGGTTCAATGCATTAAGGAGATCAAGGTCTTTGTACCAAATTTCATATTTTATTTCCTTCCCCCCTTCCCTAATTTTCTATGAATTTAAACAAATGGCTTACAATAAAATAGAATTACCACTAAATTTCAATACGATACAAATAAgaagattcaaaatataaaataacAATTAAATAGATCTGAAAAACTTAATATAGTGTACTGTTGTCCTATTTTACTTGTCTTTTTAATTTCTCCGCAAAAAAAAAGTAATGTCattctatatttagaaaaaaattaactttaaactttttattttgtccttaatgagatgatttgtGTCTTACAAATATCTCTAagttgttttagaccacaagttctAAGTTCGAGGGTCAAACACGAAAATTGTTTATCCCGATTTATTTGTATGCCCTTTAAATATCTTAAATTGTTTAATTAGTGTGACTTATAGTCATTTTtgtgtagtttttaaatatgtaaattatttttcaaataactTAAACATTATATGTCTGAATTCACAGTCAAAATAAAGAAGATTGACTCTCGAAATCtgaactatatcacataaatcggGACAGAGAAAGCTATAAGCTCAAACCACACCACACGCCTTCCCCCAACCCCACCCATGCCCCCAAACTTAGATTTTTCTTCCTTGCATTCATTTGGAGAAGTTACAGCAGAAAACTCAGCCTTGGCAAGCACGGATTCCCTGGTATCTTTTCCATCACTTTGCGGAGACAGCGAAGGAACTTCATCATTTTGCTGAAAAAGCTTCTTCTGGGCCTTATTTTCCATTATCAGCAAAGCTATCTGAACAATTTTGCAGCAAAAACACTAATTTAGATGAGAAAATTATGCAATCATGCCCCAAAATAATATTGTCTTCACACAATGCTCTTATTCAAACATTTAATCCAAATGAATTATCTTCCATTAAGAAGTCATGCACTGGCAAGGAAAATAAATAACCAACTTCAACCACAAAAGGCCAAAGTCCAAAACTGAATAACTTGTCCCAGCTAAGCACGTCTCAGATTCCACTAATAAATACTTTCAAAAGACTGACTAACTAATTTTTATATCAAGCAAATCTTATTAATAATGCTAATAACGTCTTGtatagctctttcaactcttccTTTTCAGCTAATTTCTTCCAGGAGTAAGAGCAAATGTTGCAATGATAGGTTGCAGTCATAATTAAGAGCAAATGTTGCAATGGAAGGTTGCAGTCATAATTATCAATAAATACCATTAATTTTTCAGGTGTGCACAATCTGGCTCTACTTTAGCCCATTTTCATTTCTTTCCCTTGACCTTAACTGTTTTTTGCTCGGTGAAAGGAGCCATTGGAAGTGGTACAAGTGTTAATATTATAGGAAGAATGGCGCTTGAATCTGTGAACCTGTAGGcagtggcggagctaggatttccgccgagggggttcaaaatataaaaaaataaacatacgaagaagcctaaggggggttcaacatctactatatatacataaaaaataattttaaccttgtaaaaacagtgtttttttccgccgagggggttcggatgaacaccctcggctttatgtggctccgccactgcctgTAGGGACCATTGAAAACTAGAGAATACACGACGTTTAAAACTATTCTTTGTCAAACAATAATATGTGTGTGCATGGAGTGTGGATGTGTCTATTCGTGTCTGTCCATAAATGTTTATCAGTAAGAAATACTTCTAATGATTACAGCGTGAGGTATATGGTCACGAACTCTGAAAACTTAACCAAATCCAGAGCGAGAAAATGTCAAAACTAGACCGAATGAACAGATGATGTTGCTGAAGCTAGTAAAAAGGAAAAAGACAAAAGGCATCAGCCACATAAACGAACTTGCACACACAACAACTGCATTTTAGAAGCCATTAAATTTATGAAGCTGTAAGTTTACACCAACGTCCAAAAAATTAGTAATTTTCTGACACAAAATGTTGATTATCCAAATGCCATCTCATTGTTAGACATAACTCTAGGCTGTTTCAGATTAGTAACTAGTATTCAATTAGGCACAGTCCTCAATTCGCTTTTAGGCCCATTGACCATgtcaattagaaaaaaaaaactcgataGAGTAGAGGAAAAGGAAAGTCACAAATGTTATCAAGATAATTACAGTAGGAAATGACAAACCTGCTTTTCAAGTCTCTCTCTTTCAAGAGCCAATTGCAAAATTAGATCTGTTATCAATTTACTCCGGAAGTTAATATCTCGGGCAGTTGCCTTCTTTGTTTCCTCAGCTTGGCGTAACGATGCCTCCAAACACACCAACCTACCCCTTACAAAAGTTAATTCTTCATTGAGATCTGAGTTAGATTCTGACAAGATAATGCACTTTTCTTCAGCACCCTCCATCAAACTTTCTGCTTTTGAAACCTTTAGTTTTAGATCCTCAATCAAATCTTCCATGTCTTTGATTGTAGAATTCAACATGATTTGCTTCTCTTGACTAGCTTCAGCAGATGCAACCGCATGCTGAAGTCGAAGCTCAGAGTCCCTCAGCTGCTTTTCAAGCAGATTTATTCTCTCACTACTACTGCTTTTCAGGAGGTTCAGCTCTTTGTCAAGTtccacattttcttctttcaatatTTTACACTCATTTTCTGCTGTATCAATTCTTCTCTCTGCTTCAGAATTCTTTTCCTTCAACGTATGGATTGTATCTTCCATTTCATGGATCTCGGATTCTAGCTCCTGACTTTTCTTTGTATAATTGGACAGCTGCAACTTAGAGTCCTCCAACCGTTTTTCAAGAGTTTTAACCTTGTCCCCGAGCTCTTTAGAACTGCTTTCAGACTTCCCTAGTAAGTTCTCTTTTGCTTTTAAATGTTCCTCCATTTCTTGAAGTTTAGATTGTAAGCAGCTTTCTCTCTGAACAGTACCGTTCAGATTAAAATGTGCCATCTGGAGTCGATCAAGTAGTGCTTTTGAAATTCCTAAGAGGACTTCGGCAGCATTCTCTCCCTCAAACAACCTTTGCCAAgcatcttcaatttcttcctccatGCAGAAAGCTTCTTGCTGCAACCTGACTTCTAATTCCTCTTCAACCTGTCTAGATTCAGTAAGCTTCTTCTCAAGATCTAACTCTCGGGCCAAAGACTTCTCCAGCATCCGCAGAATGTGTCTCTGCTGTTCAACAGTCTGCATTTTTATCTTTGTCTTTGGAGTTAAAAGAGCATCACTGTTGAAGTAGTCCGCTGCCTCTCCATCTTGCCCTGTCAAGCATCAAGTATGATTAGAAAAAGTATGATTGATGATGTCCCACAAATTACTTGTTATTAAGCCAAGCACGTAATAGCAACAAAATGCCTTGTGCAGAGAGCAGCAATCAATATTTCCTGGTCCAGACATGC
Above is a genomic segment from Lycium barbarum isolate Lr01 chromosome 12, ASM1917538v2, whole genome shotgun sequence containing:
- the LOC132621581 gene encoding WPP domain-interacting tail-anchored protein 1-like: MDADTENNASASIEGVNANEVEAESNTIDSLEVLSSSGNVTQEIQSVGEILTRLELDLACFSEKLVNLDQLVMHVETRESDFEAFASEKEHTSNDIVEKAIEFDLLSGVLDSEVRELGGLLSTVAVEIENVRKVISSHGHVDDEAFILIEEKLHDSEKSLKQSQDNLLELKMQCTNFHGIILTSQGDQNWQDGEAADYFNSDALLTPKTKIKMQTVEQQRHILRMLEKSLARELDLEKKLTESRQVEEELEVRLQQEAFCMEEEIEDAWQRLFEGENAAEVLLGISKALLDRLQMAHFNLNGTVQRESCLQSKLQEMEEHLKAKENLLGKSESSSKELGDKVKTLEKRLEDSKLQLSNYTKKSQELESEIHEMEDTIHTLKEKNSEAERRIDTAENECKILKEENVELDKELNLLKSSSSERINLLEKQLRDSELRLQHAVASAEASQEKQIMLNSTIKDMEDLIEDLKLKVSKAESLMEGAEEKCIILSESNSDLNEELTFVRGRLVCLEASLRQAEETKKATARDINFRSKLITDLILQLALERERLEKQIALLIMENKAQKKLFQQNDEVPSLSPQSDGKDTRESVLAKAEFSAVTSPNECKEEKSKFGGMGGVGGRRVVWFELIAFSVPIYVI